The genomic DNA TTGGAAGCCACGGCGTATATCGTCCAGGCGACGTCACGGGCGGGCTTCGACTATGACATCCTCGTGGTCACCGGAGTCGTGTCGGCAGGGGAGTGGGCGTACCTCTACGACCGGTCGACTGTCGAAGAGCTCACCGCCGATGGCCAGATCGATGTTGCCGACATCTGGGACTCAGCCGAACAGAGCTTCGACACCGTTCACCGCTGAGTCTCTGCCGCCCTACTTCTCGACGGCGACGCCGTCGGCATCGGCGAAGACCATCGCTCCCGGGCGGATCGTCGCGCCGCCGATCTCCACAGTCACGTCGATCTCACCGGCACCGTCCTTCGCGCTCTTGCGAGGGTTGCTGGCCAGAGCCTTAATGCCGAACCCCATCTCGGCCAGCGCCTCACGGTCGCGGATAGCACCGTTGATGACGACACCGTTCCAGCCGTTTCGAACTCCTGCCTCGGCGATCATGTCACCCATGAGGGCGGTGGCGATCGATCCGTCACCGTCGATGACGAGCACGGCGCCGTCGCCGGGCTGGTTGAGGGTCTGCTTGACCAGTCCGTTGTCCTGGAAGCAGCGGATGGTGCGGGCCGGTCCGGAGAATGACGTTTTGGCTCCGAAGTCGCCGAAGTTCAGGGCAATCGAATAGAGCTCGTCGCCGCGTTCGTCCCACAGGTCTGCTGTCGAAACTGTCATCTGTGTGCCTTCCGTTGGTGGTGGGAGCTGAGTGGTGCTCAGGCAAACGCCTGGGTACGGGCGTAGAGTCCGGGGACTCCGCCGGAGTGGATGAAGACGACCGCGTCCTCGGAGGAGAAACGGCGAGATCTGATGAGGTCGATGAGGCCGGCCGCTGCCTTGCCGGTGTAGACCGGGTCGAGGACGATGCCCTCGGTGCGGGCGAAGAGACGCACAGCCTCGACCATCTCGGGGGTCGGCAGAGCATATCCCGTCCCGACATAATCACCGAGTCCCACTGTGGCTGCGCGAGGGGCCGGGGGCAGGTCGAGGAAGTGCGCCGTGGAGTCGACGAGGTCGACGATCTTCGGTTCCTGCTCCGCCTGTGTCCGGCTGACGTTGATGCCGATGACCGGTACATCGCTTCCCGCGCTGTGGAGGCCGACGACGAGTCCGGCCTGCATTCCGGCCGAACCGCTGGGCGTGACGATCGTGGGCGAATCCAGCCCCGCCTCGGCGAATTGGTCGAGCATCTCAACGGCACAGTCGACATAGCCGAGCGCACCGATCGGATTCGACCCGCCCACAGGGATGACGTAAGGCTTCTTGCCCTCGACGCGCAGCTTCTCAGCCAGAACCTGAGCCTCGCCGAGGAGGTCGGCCCCGTGGCCGAGCACCGTGACCGAATCCGCGCCGAGAAGATCGAAGAGCAGGAAGTTTCCCGTGTACTCCGGCGGGTTCGACCCTGCCGGGCCGAGCGAGGTGCCGTCGGGTCCGAGATCCTCTTCGACGATCAGGTGACAGTCGAGGCCCTCGGTGCGGGCAGCCGACAAGGTCAGCCGACAGTGGTTGGACTGCACCCCGCCGACGGTGATGAGCGTGTCCGCGCCCTGTTCCAGGGCGTCGGCGATGAGGAACTCGAGTTTACGCGTTTTATTCCCGCCCTGAGTCAGTCCCAGCTGGTCATCGCGTTTGATCCAGATCTGCGGTCCACCGAGCTCGACGGACAGGCTCCGCAGATGTAGGAGAGGCGTCGGCCCCGCGGTGTAGCGACGGCGTGGGACTTCATTCAGGGCGACCATGGTTCCCGAGTCTACCGAGCTGGTCAGCCCTGCTGACAAGACGCCGACCAGAATCTGGTCGACGGGATGTCAACGGGTCGTTCTCAGCCGACGAACTCGACCTCACGAACGGCATCGCGGCCCTTGTCCGCGGCGGTCGCGTTTCTCACTGTCAGATTCATGACCTCATGTGTGTCCAGGTTCGTGTATGACACCCAGGTGCATCCCTTGCCGGAGTCGGCTGACGTGCGATGCCAACGTTTGGCGTGACCGTCGTTGTGCTCGGCGAGGGCAGCGACGACGTTCTTCGTGGCGAGCTGATCCACGACCACGGCATCACCGATGCCGTAGGCGGTGATCAGTCTGTCCGCGTACTTGACAGCACCCTTCGGGTGTCCCGAACTCTGGGGTGCCTGAGCGGCAATGGATGCGGGCGCGGAATCGGCGGAGGCAGCTGCCGGACCGACTGCGAGACCCAGGGAAGCGAGGCCGGCTAATGCGGCGACGCCCCACTTAGCGGCGTAAGTGCTGATGAAGGCGGGCATGGTGACTTCTCCTCTTGCAGATCAGGAACATTGCTGGAATCGAGTATCGTCAGCCCAGGTGAGAGCCTCTTGCCCGAAACTGAACAGAAGCTGAGATGTTGAGTCGCAAATGCGGAAGTTCTATTGCGTTCCTATGACATCTCCGAGACATTCGGCCAGAAGGAGCCTTGTCCGAATCTACGAGCTCGGGAGTGTGACGGATTCACTGGGCTTATGGAACCGAATCGTGATCATCCTCGTCGGCCTTTTCCATCCAGTCCTTACCGTCGAGGATGCGAGCGACCATCATCGAACTCGCCTGATCGCCGACGGAGTTGACGGTGGTGGCCGGGGGATCGATGACGGTTCCGATGATCTGGATGATCGGCAGTGCCGCGGCCGGGAAGCCGTAGAGGGTGATGATCATGAGCTCGCCGATGAAGCCGCCTGAGGGGATTCCTGCCATGACCATTCCGGCCAGCAGCGCCACGGCGATGGCGATGAGGATGTTCTCCAGGGTGAAGAAGTCGCGCTGGAACACGGCAAAGAGGAAGGCGATCTTGAGGATCGCGGACAGGCTCGATCCTTCCATGTGGATCGTGGCACCGATCGGCACGATCGTCTCCCGGATGTCACGGGGGACTCCGATCTTCTCTCCGGCACGCAGGTTCGCCGGGATCGCCGCCACCGAGGAGGATGTGCCCAAAGAGATCGCCGTGGGCTCGAGGATATTGCCCCAGAACCGAGAGACGCCTCGGCGGCCACCGGCCAGGAAGGAGTAGAACGTGAACGCGAGGATGAAGTAGGCGATCGCCACCGGATAGTAGACGAGGAAAGCGCGAACATAGTCCCCGACGAGCTGGGAGCCGAGGTCACCGATGAGAGCGGCGAAGTAGGCACCGAGGCCGATCGGGGCGTAGTACATCACGATCGAGGTGAACTTGAGGAACACCTCGGTGCCGGAATTGAGGAACTGGGCGAACGGCTTGCCCGCCTCGCCGATCCTGCTGGTGGCGAAGCCGACGATGACGGCGAAGACGATGAGCGCGAGCATGTGCTCGGCGGACAGGATCTTCGAGAAGTCGTCGACTACGACGGTCTGGACGAGCTGGTCGCCGATGGACCCGACGTCCTCGACGTTCTCTGGCTCCTGCATCTCCACCTGGACGCCGTCCGTGGCGTTGAAGATGCGCAGCGCGGCGACCATGACGATGGAGGCGATGATGCCGGTGACGGCGAAGACTCCCAGCATGCTGCCCATGATCTTGCCCAGTCGCGCGGCCGAGGACATTCCCGCCACCGCGGAGGCGATGGAGAAGAACACGAGCGGCACGACGAGAGTGAACATCATGTTGATGAACAGCGTGCCGAACGGTTTGATGACGGTGGCGCGTTCCCCGAAGACGAGGCCGATGATCGCGCCGATGACCACCCCTGTGAGGATGAAGAGCGGGAAGCGGTAGTTGCGGAGGATCCGGAGGAATCCCGACGGCTGTGTCTTCGTGTCGGAGGACTGCGCAGGCGAGGCAGTGGGGGAGGACATCGGCTCTGCCTTTCAGATCAGCATCATTGTTCCGCCGACTGGTCGGCGTGGCATCAGGGCTCTGGCGATCCTACCTGGGGCACAGCAGAACCCGGCACGCGACTATCCGTGTACCGGGCTGCGGTCATGATCCTTCGCCCCATTCCCACGCAGATTGTAAAGAGAATTTTAGCTCTCGCGGGGGCCGAAACCCAGGGATGAGGAGCGTTTGGCGGACCCCGCAACTGATCAATAGCCAAACCTTTTCACTGTGAGAGGGCGAATCGCTTTACTTAACGAACGTTTAGCTCTAGTTTGGTCTCGTGACTGAACAGAGCAAAGGCAACGGCGTCTTGACGACTGCGACAGAATCCATCCTCTCCGCCAGGGACATCGAGTTCCAACTCTATGACTGGCTCAAGGTCGACGAACTCTGCGACCGACCTCGCTTCTCCGACCATTCGCGTGAGGTCTTCGACTCCGTGCTCGAAGCCAGCGAGGAGCTTGCCAAGGAGCGGTTCGCGACCCATGCACGCAAGTCCGACCTCAACGAGCCGACGTTCGACGGCACTGCGGTGACGCTGATTCCTGAGATCAAGTCTGCGCTCGACCAGTTCGCCGGCATCGGCCTGCTGTCGGCGACGATGGATGAGAGCGTCGGCGGCATTCAGCTGCCGCATTCGGTCGCAAAGGCCTGCTTCGCCTGGTTCCAGGCGGCCAATATCGGTACCGCGAGCTATCCGATGCTGACCATGGGCAACGCCAATCTGCTGCTCGAGTACGGCACCGAGGAACAGATCGAGAAGTACGTTGTGCCCGAGCTCGACGGCCGGTTCTTCGGCACCATGTGCCTGTCCGAACCCGAGGTCGGCTCCTCCCTGGGAGATGTCACGACGAAAGCGGTTCCGGATCCCCAGGGCGGCGACGATGCGTTCCGCGTCTACGGCACGAAGATGTGGATCTCCGGCGGCGATCACGAACTCTCGCAGAATATCGTCCATCTCGTCCTGGCCCGTGCCGAGGGTGACCAGCCAGGGGTCAAAGGTCTGAGTCTGTTCCTCGTCCCGAAGTACCTCGTCAACGACGATGGCAGCCTCGGTGAACGCAATGATGTCGTTCTGTCCGGACTCAATCACAAGATGGGGTGGCGCGGGACGACGAACACTCTGCTCAACTTCGGTGAGGGCACGCACACTCCGGCCGGTTCCGCTGGTGCTGTGGGCTACCTCGTGGGGGAGCGGGGCAAGGGTCTGGCCTGTATGTTCCACATGATGAACGAGGCTCGCATCGGTGTCGGAGCCGGTGCGGTCGGACTGGGGTACCACGGGTACCTCGATGCCCTCCGCTATGCCCGCGATCGCCGCCAGGGTCGTCCCGACGGGGCGAAGGGATCCGATGGTGAGCCGATCCCGATCGCGGAGCACTCCGATGTCCGGCGCATGCTGCTGTCGTCGAAGAGCTACGTCGAGGGCGGGCTCGGGCTCATCCTCTATGCCGCGCGTCTGCTCGACGAATCCGAAACTGCTGATTCCGAGGCCGCGCGTGACCGTGCGGCACTGCTGCTCGATGTGCTCACCCCGATCGTCAAGACCTGGCCGAGCGTGTGGTGCCTGAAAGCGAACGACCACGCCATCCAGGTGCTCGGCGGAGCGGGATACACCCGCGATCACGATGTCGAACAGCTCTACCGCGACAATCGGCTCAATCCGATCCACGAGGGCACGCACGGCATTCAGGCCAAGGATCTCCTCGGCCGCAAGGTCATCATGAAGGGCGGGGCCGGCCTGCAGGTGCTGCTGGGAAAGATGCGGGAGACCCTCGCCGAGGCGGCCGACCGTTCTGATTGGACCGCCGAGACCGCTGCCCTGGCGTCAGCCGTCGATCGCATCGAATCCGTCACCACCGCAGTGTGGGCGAGCGGAGATCCAACGGTGGCCCTCGACAACGCGTGGACCTATCTGGAAGCGGTCGGACACACCGTGATGGCGTGGCTGTGGTTGCAGCAGGGGATGGCTGCCGAAGCGACCGCCGGTGAACGTGGCGATTCGGCGTTCCTCAAGGGAAAGATCGCCGCGGCGCGGTATTTCCTCGTTCACGAACTGCCGCAGACCGGGCCGTGGTTCGATCTTGTCGAAAGCAAGGCGACGACGTTCGCCGACCTCGATGACTCCTGGCTGTGAGTGCCGTCAGGTTCTGGGGTCAGGTATTCGCCGATCGGCGATGATGAGCAGTCGCAGGAAGACTCCGCCGATCAGCAGACCCCCGATGAGGTCGGTGGCCCAATGCCAGCCGAGGGCGAAGGACACGACCACGGAGTTCACGCTGACCGCTGCGACGCCCCAGCACAATAGGCGCACGGTTCTGGTAGTGACGTTGATGTAGGTCGCGATGAGGTAGGCGACCGCTCCGTAGATAAGTACGGCTTCGGCCGCGTGCCCTGACGGGTAGCTGATTCCGCGGCCGCCGATCTCGATGAGACCGCCTTGGAAGAACCGCGGGTCATGCAGTGTGGTCGCCGGTCGGGCGAGGAGGACCTTGAGCGAGCCGATGCCGAGGTAGAAGGCTGCTTCGACGGCGATGCCGAAGACGATCGGTCGCCAAGACCGACGTTTGCGCGACAGCACGATCGCGGTGATCGCCAAGACGGGAAGACAGACCGCCTGGCCTGCAATGGGGTCGAG from Brevibacterium sp. JSBI002 includes the following:
- the rraA gene encoding ribonuclease E activity regulator RraA, with the protein product MTVSTADLWDERGDELYSIALNFGDFGAKTSFSGPARTIRCFQDNGLVKQTLNQPGDGAVLVIDGDGSIATALMGDMIAEAGVRNGWNGVVINGAIRDREALAEMGFGIKALASNPRKSAKDGAGEIDVTVEIGGATIRPGAMVFADADGVAVEK
- a CDS encoding D-cysteine desulfhydrase → MVALNEVPRRRYTAGPTPLLHLRSLSVELGGPQIWIKRDDQLGLTQGGNKTRKLEFLIADALEQGADTLITVGGVQSNHCRLTLSAARTEGLDCHLIVEEDLGPDGTSLGPAGSNPPEYTGNFLLFDLLGADSVTVLGHGADLLGEAQVLAEKLRVEGKKPYVIPVGGSNPIGALGYVDCAVEMLDQFAEAGLDSPTIVTPSGSAGMQAGLVVGLHSAGSDVPVIGINVSRTQAEQEPKIVDLVDSTAHFLDLPPAPRAATVGLGDYVGTGYALPTPEMVEAVRLFARTEGIVLDPVYTGKAAAGLIDLIRSRRFSSEDAVVFIHSGGVPGLYARTQAFA
- a CDS encoding dicarboxylate/amino acid:cation symporter, which codes for MSSPTASPAQSSDTKTQPSGFLRILRNYRFPLFILTGVVIGAIIGLVFGERATVIKPFGTLFINMMFTLVVPLVFFSIASAVAGMSSAARLGKIMGSMLGVFAVTGIIASIVMVAALRIFNATDGVQVEMQEPENVEDVGSIGDQLVQTVVVDDFSKILSAEHMLALIVFAVIVGFATSRIGEAGKPFAQFLNSGTEVFLKFTSIVMYYAPIGLGAYFAALIGDLGSQLVGDYVRAFLVYYPVAIAYFILAFTFYSFLAGGRRGVSRFWGNILEPTAISLGTSSSVAAIPANLRAGEKIGVPRDIRETIVPIGATIHMEGSSLSAILKIAFLFAVFQRDFFTLENILIAIAVALLAGMVMAGIPSGGFIGELMIITLYGFPAAALPIIQIIGTVIDPPATTVNSVGDQASSMMVARILDGKDWMEKADEDDHDSVP
- a CDS encoding acyl-CoA dehydrogenase; translation: MTEQSKGNGVLTTATESILSARDIEFQLYDWLKVDELCDRPRFSDHSREVFDSVLEASEELAKERFATHARKSDLNEPTFDGTAVTLIPEIKSALDQFAGIGLLSATMDESVGGIQLPHSVAKACFAWFQAANIGTASYPMLTMGNANLLLEYGTEEQIEKYVVPELDGRFFGTMCLSEPEVGSSLGDVTTKAVPDPQGGDDAFRVYGTKMWISGGDHELSQNIVHLVLARAEGDQPGVKGLSLFLVPKYLVNDDGSLGERNDVVLSGLNHKMGWRGTTNTLLNFGEGTHTPAGSAGAVGYLVGERGKGLACMFHMMNEARIGVGAGAVGLGYHGYLDALRYARDRRQGRPDGAKGSDGEPIPIAEHSDVRRMLLSSKSYVEGGLGLILYAARLLDESETADSEAARDRAALLLDVLTPIVKTWPSVWCLKANDHAIQVLGGAGYTRDHDVEQLYRDNRLNPIHEGTHGIQAKDLLGRKVIMKGGAGLQVLLGKMRETLAEAADRSDWTAETAALASAVDRIESVTTAVWASGDPTVALDNAWTYLEAVGHTVMAWLWLQQGMAAEATAGERGDSAFLKGKIAAARYFLVHELPQTGPWFDLVESKATTFADLDDSWL
- a CDS encoding phosphatase PAP2 family protein, whose amino-acid sequence is MVAEPYVESEKLISNPSDRSQWTERAQGLLSWATSIWVLGAAFIVVTFAAAGPLRVWDYKLNRRWLFLFEPDLVWFVQHILDPIAGQAVCLPVLAITAIVLSRKRRSWRPIVFGIAVEAAFYLGIGSLKVLLARPATTLHDPRFFQGGLIEIGGRGISYPSGHAAEAVLIYGAVAYLIATYINVTTRTVRLLCWGVAAVSVNSVVVSFALGWHWATDLIGGLLIGGVFLRLLIIADRRIPDPRT